One part of the Coffea eugenioides isolate CCC68of chromosome 10, Ceug_1.0, whole genome shotgun sequence genome encodes these proteins:
- the LOC113749398 gene encoding abscisic acid 8'-hydroxylase 3-like translates to MEQDLLIMLSAFLILIVLVSALLQRWASPREMAAIPGRLGWPIVGETFSFITEFSSAAGIHSFIRKRQQRYGKVFKTSVLGRLTVFMTGSEASKILLTGKDGMVSLNLSYAGRQVLGPTSLLHQNGEAHKRLRRLIAEPLSINGLKKYFQFIDNLAIDTLDKWHGREILVLEEASTFSLKVISNMIMSLEPAGEEQEKFRANFKVMSSSFSALPLKIPGTAFYRGIQARNRMYAMLDSIIAQRRTGDNFQQDFLESLVNKYNKHGYGGEDDDKLTDAQLKDNILTLLVAGHDTTTAALTWLVKFLEQNPAALERLREEHREIQASRSGLTWSDINNMPYTNKVISETLRIATILPWFSRTAAEDFTVDGCKINKGWSVNLDVVSIHHDPKLFPDPQKFDPSRFDEPLKPFSFLGFGSGPRMCPGINLAKIEICIFIHHLVCRFKWKPLEKDDSVMPTLVRMPRNKYPIMVEPL, encoded by the exons ATGGAGCAAGATTTGTTAATAATGCTTTCAGCCTTCCTAATATTGATAGTTTTAGTTTCAGCTTTATTACAAAGATGGGCTTCTCCACGGGAAATGGCGGCAATACCGGGTAGGCTGGGTTGGCCTATTGTCGGGGAGACTTTCTCGTTTATAACCGAGTTTTCAAGTGCTGCAGGCATACATAGCTTCATCAGAAAGAGACAGCAGAG GTATGGGAAAGTATTCAAGACTTCAGTCTTGGGGAGACTTACTGTCTTCATGACTGGTAGTGAGGCGAGTAAGATTTTGTTAACCGGAAAAGATGGGATGGTGAGCTTAAATTTGTCCTATGCAGGAAGGCAGGTTCTTGGTCCTACTAGTTTACTGCATCAAAATGGAGAAGCACACAAACGGCTCCGCAGGTTGATTGCTGAACCCCTCTCAATCAATGGCCTCAAGAAGTATTTCCAGTTCATCGATAATTTGGCCATTGATACACTGGACAAGTGGCATGGACGAGAAATCCTGGTTCTTGAAGAGGCTTCTACA TTCTCCCTCAAGGTGATCAGCAATATGATAATGAGCTTGGAACCCGCTGGTGAAGAGCAGGAGAAATTCCGTGCCAATTTCAAAGTCATGTCTTCGTCATTTTCTGCTCTCCCCCTGAAAATTCCTGGAACTGCCTTTTACCGTGGTATTCAG GCTCGGAACAGGATGTATGCAATGTTAGACTCAATCATTGCTCAGCGGAGAACTGGAGACAACTTCCAGCAAGATTTCCTAGAATCCTTAGTGAATAAGTATAACAAGCATGGCTATGGAGGAGAAGATGATGATAAACTCACAGATGCACAATTGAAGGACAATATATTGACCCTGCTAGTAGCTGGGCATGATACTACTACTGCTGCACTGACCTGGCTTGTAAAATTCCTTGAACAAAACCCTGCTGCATTGGAACGTCTACGA GAAGAGCATAGGGAAATCCAAGCTAGCAGATCAGGTCTTACATGGTCGGACATCAACAACATGCCTTACACAAACAAA GTAATTAGCGAGACTCTTCGAATAGCCACAATTCTTCcttggttttcaagaacagCAGCAGAAGACTTCACAGTTGATG GATGTAAAATCAATAAGGGTTGGTCTGTCAACCTGGATGTAGTGTCCATTCATCATGACCCGAAGCTTTTTCCTGACCCTCAGAAGTTTGATCCTTCAAGATTTGAT GAGCCATTGAAGCCTTTCAGTTTTCTTGGATTTGGTAGTGGACCACGAATGTGTCCCGGAATTAACCTCGCCAAGATAGaaatttgcattttcattcatcACCTTGTCTGCAGATTCAA ATGGAAACCATTGGAGAAAGACGACTCTGTGATGCCAACACTAGTCCGGATGCCAAGAAACAAGTATCCAATCATGGTTGAACCACTGTAG
- the LOC113749397 gene encoding serine decarboxylase produces the protein MVGSSTVGLGTMSSAPLPNGKSVMEDTQTVRDVDYFDPMAVVSEPVPPVAVESETVVVDRGDAEGAEVNGDKAEKREIVLGRNVHTTCLAVTEPDADDESTGDKEAYMASVLARYRKTLIERTKHHLGYPYNLDFDYGALAQLQHFSINNLGDPFIESNYGVHSRQFEVGVLDWFARLWEIEKSEYWGYITNCGTEGNLHGIIVGREVLPDGILYASRESHYSVFKAARMYRMECVKVDTSVTGEIDCADFKTKLLVNKEKPAIINVNIGTTVKGAVDDLDLVIQTLEECGFSHDRFYIHCDGALFGLMMPFVKRAPKVTFKKPIGSVSVSGHKFVGCPMPCGVQITRLEHVNALSRNVEYLASRDATIMGSRNGHAPIFLWYTLNRKGYKGFQKEVQKCLRNAHYLKDRLRQAGISAMLNELSSTVVFERPRDEEFVRQWQLACQGNMAHVVVMPNVTIEKLEGFLDALIEGRSIWYKDDKVKPPCLAAEIGSGNCSCPLHK, from the exons ATGGTGGGAAGCTCTACGGTAGGACTCGGAACGATGTCATCTGCTCCATTACCCAACGGAAAATCAGTAATGGAGGATACTCAGACCGTAAGGGACGTCGATTACTTCGATCCGATGGCGGTGGTGTCAGAGCCGGTCCCGCCAGTGGCTGTGGAATCGGAGACGGTGGTAGTGGATCGTGGAGATGCTGAGGGGGCCGAAGTCAATGGAGACAAGGCGGAGAAGAGAGAGATTGTCCTTGGACGGAACGTGCATACCACTTGCCTCGCCGTCACGGAGCCGGACGCCGACGACGAGTCTACCGGAGATAAAGAGGCCTACATGGCTAGTGTCTTGGCTCGCTACCGGAAAACTCTTATTGAAAGAACCAAGCACCATTTAG GGTATCCATATAATTTGGACTTTGATTATGGAGCTCTTGCTCAGCTGCAGCATTTCTCCATTAACAATCTTGGAGATCCTTTTATAGAGAGCAACTACGGCGTCCACTCAAGACAGTTTGAAGTGGGTGTTTTGGATTGGTTTGCTAGGTTGTGGGAAATTGAGAAGAGTGAATATTGGGGATATATCACTAACTGTGGTACTGAGGGCAATCTTCATGGAATCATTGTTGG GAGAGAAGTCCTTCCTGATGGAATTCTGTATGCATCAAGAGAATCTCACTATTCTGTCTTCAAGGCAGCACGAATGTACAGAATGGAATGCGTAAAGGTGGATACCTCAGTCACTGGCGAGATAGATTGTGCAGATTTCAAGACTAAGCTGCTTGTTAACAAAGAAAAGCCAGCGATCATCAATGTAAACATAg GAACCACGGTTAAAGGTGCTGTTGATGATCTTGATCTTGTGATACAGACTCTTGAAGAATGTGGTTTTTCACATGATAGATTTTACATCCACTGCGACGGAGCTTTATTTGGTCTTATGATGCCATTTGTAAAGCGT gCACCAAAGGTAACTTTCAAAAAGCCTATTGGAAGTGTAAGTGTTTCTGGCCACAAGTTTGTTGGCTGTCCAATGCCATGCGGTGTGCAGATCACTAGGCTAGAGCACGTCAATGCCCTCTCCAGGAATGTAGAGTATCTTGCTTCTAGAGACGCTACGATAATGGGAAGTAGGAATGGCCATGCTCCAATCTTCCTGTGGTACACCCTTAACAGGAAAGGGTACAAGGGCTTCCAGAAGGAAGTCCAAAAGTGTCTTAGAAATGCTCACTACTTGAAGGATCGCCTAAGACAAGCTGGAATAAGTGCCATGCTCAATGAGCTGAGCAGCACAGTTGTATTTGAGCGGCCACGGGATGAGGAGTTTGTTCGTCAGTGGCAACTTGCTTGTCAGGGAAATATGGCACATGTTGTTGTGATGCCAAATGTCACGATTGAGAAGCTGGAAGGCTTCTTGGATGCATTAATTGAAGGACGTTCAATATGGTACAAAGATGATAAAGTAAAGCCTCCGTGTCTTGCCGCTGAGATAGGAAGTGGGAACTGTTCCTGTCCTCTTCACAAGTGA